The Candidatus Kryptobacter tengchongensis DNA window TGTGTAATTGTTCGGTCTGTAATATCTATTGTAAATTTCTGGGATTACGCTATTCATGCTGACACGTATGCTATTTAATCCAGCCTTACATAGTTCTTCAATTGCCTCTGGCTTGCTTGCATTTGTGTTGATGTTAATAATCCCTTTCTTTGTTTTCTTTCTTATTTCTTTTATCGCATCTCTGATTATTTCCCACACAAGGAGTGGTTCTCCTTCACAACCTTGACCAAAGCTGACAACGGCTCGCGGTGCGTTTTCAAGATGTGGGACTGCAACTTCAACAATTTCTTCAACAGTTGGGATAAATGTTAACCTATTTTGTGTGCTTGGGATACCGCTTTCTTCGGGTTGATAAGATATACAGCCAATACAGTTCGCATTACATCCCGGGGAAGTTGGGATTGGTGCTTCCCACCTACCAAGGAAATAATTTCTTGCAGCAGGACAAAGATATCTCAAAGCGCAATTTTCACCAAGATGATGAATAAGACGGTTTTGAGGATGCTGTTTTAATTTTCTTTTAACATTCTTTATAACAAGATTATGGTCAAATTGATCGCAATCCTGTCTTTTATCTGGGTCAACTCTAACAGCTGGAACATAAAATTTGCCATTAAGCCATCCAACAGCGGTGTAAGCGAAAAGTGGAAGTATTGGTGCTTTATTTTCTTTCTTATAAGATGATAAAAATAACTGTGTATGAGCTGGAGCAATGAAAGCAGCAACAGCCCAGCCTTCTTCAAATGTAACAATTTCCCCAGTTTTTCTATCAAATCCAACGGGTTTTCGTCCTGGAAGTTCAAATAGCTGACTCCCCTCTGGAAGCACGATCAAATCTTCGGGATTTATTCTAACAAAATCAGTTCCTGTTCGCCCCGCCATCTCAATATCTGGCACATCGTAGATATTCCCCTTCCCATCACTATAAACAAGATTAGGAACTCGCCTTAAAGCCATGAGCTTAAAATTAAAAAAAATTTTAAATTCTCGTAAAGCACCATCAATGTAAATAATATTTCAACGGATTTGGTTCAACTTTACACTCTTCGGCAATTAAAAGATTTGAAATTTTACCCCTGTCTCTCAACTCAAACAATCGCGGGACAAGTTTATCTCTTAGCTCAACTGGTGTGATTGGATTTATATAAATGTTTGTTCCACCCTCAAAGCCAGCTGGGACATTTATCCTCCATTTTATCAGCACATGCCATGGCATTTTGTAAACTGAGTCAAAAGGTGTATAATACCATTCCTCGTTGCATGGAATTTGATTTCCCATTGCAGCATGGATAGCGTGGACAAGATCACTCATATCACGAAGCTCCTTTTCGCTCAATTCAAATGGTCTCCCTGCTTTTGAT harbors:
- a CDS encoding Radical SAM superfamily protein translates to MALRRVPNLVYSDGKGNIYDVPDIEMAGRTGTDFVRINPEDLIVLPEGSQLFELPGRKPVGFDRKTGEIVTFEEGWAVAAFIAPAHTQLFLSSYKKENKAPILPLFAYTAVGWLNGKFYVPAVRVDPDKRQDCDQFDHNLVIKNVKRKLKQHPQNRLIHHLGENCALRYLCPAARNYFLGRWEAPIPTSPGCNANCIGCISYQPEESGIPSTQNRLTFIPTVEEIVEVAVPHLENAPRAVVSFGQGCEGEPLLVWEIIRDAIKEIRKKTKKGIININTNASKPEAIEELCKAGLNSIRVSMNSVIPEIYNRYYRPNNYTFNDVLESIKTARKFNCWVSINYFVFPGLTDWVEEYQMLRNFIRETNISMIQWRNFNIDPDWYIELIGVDGGAEKLGVKNVMKLLKDEFPHLAYGYFNPPLEVIRKYLLTHPL